The proteins below are encoded in one region of Methanobacterium aggregans:
- the heR gene encoding heliorhodopsin HeR, with translation MDNDERKEIMSKSPISFEGLRKLNIGAGTLHLIQGILMIALGLLLTWNRDIYTFYLKFQVIPPNVFKVAPDPSVIFTVGYLGVILASFLLISAAAHFIIAFLRNNEYNENLKKGMNPYRWYEYALSSSIMIVILATFVGVWDLWSLVMIFILNAMMIMFGYLMEKINQYPKKTDWSPYLLGCVSGLTPWIVIAAYFVAALGSSATKPPTFVYLTLLIYFVMFNTFSVNMVLQYKGIGKWRDYLYGERVYIILSLIAKTALAWLVFIGIFAPF, from the coding sequence ATGGATAATGATGAAAGGAAGGAAATAATGTCTAAGTCTCCAATTAGTTTTGAGGGGCTTCGAAAACTGAATATAGGTGCTGGAACCCTGCACCTCATTCAGGGGATTTTAATGATTGCCCTGGGCCTTCTTCTGACTTGGAACAGGGATATATACACGTTTTACCTGAAGTTTCAGGTTATACCACCGAACGTGTTCAAGGTTGCACCAGATCCAAGTGTGATATTTACTGTGGGATACTTGGGAGTTATCCTAGCATCGTTTCTGCTCATATCAGCAGCGGCACACTTCATAATCGCTTTTTTAAGAAACAACGAGTACAATGAAAACCTTAAAAAGGGAATGAATCCCTACAGATGGTACGAATACGCCCTTTCAAGCTCCATAATGATTGTGATACTTGCAACTTTTGTTGGAGTCTGGGATCTATGGTCTCTGGTGATGATATTCATCCTAAATGCCATGATGATCATGTTCGGCTACCTCATGGAGAAGATCAACCAGTACCCTAAAAAAACTGACTGGTCACCCTACCTTCTGGGATGTGTCTCTGGACTGACACCGTGGATAGTGATTGCAGCCTACTTCGTAGCTGCCCTTGGCTCATCAGCAACCAAACCACCAACCTTTGTTTACCTGACCCTTCTCATTTACTTCGTAATGTTCAACACCTTCTCAGTGAACATGGTGCTTCAGTATAAGGGTATCGGAAAGTGGAGGGACTACCTCTACGGTGAAAGGGTTTACATAATCCTCAGCTTAATCGCAAAAACTGCACTGGCATGGCTGGTATTTATAGGGATCTTTGCTCCGTTCTAA
- a CDS encoding flavin reductase family protein — protein sequence MKRSIGAKTIVYPTPVFIVGTYDKAGKPDIMAAAWGGISCSNPPCVSISLQKHRYTYENILEREAFTVSIPSEEHVKEADYSGIVSGRNADKFEKAGLTPVKSEVVDAPYVKEFPMVLECKLVQTADLGVHVQLNGEIMDVKVDEEALDPDGIPDINKIKPFIYDPAGRAYYSVGKYLAKAFNVGKELK from the coding sequence ATGAAACGATCAATAGGAGCAAAAACAATAGTTTATCCAACACCAGTCTTCATAGTTGGGACCTACGACAAAGCTGGAAAACCTGATATAATGGCAGCAGCATGGGGAGGTATATCCTGTTCCAATCCGCCGTGTGTTTCAATTTCACTTCAAAAGCACAGATACACCTATGAAAACATACTTGAAAGGGAGGCCTTCACAGTAAGCATACCCTCAGAGGAACATGTTAAGGAGGCAGATTACTCCGGAATAGTATCAGGCAGGAACGCGGATAAATTTGAGAAAGCCGGTTTAACTCCAGTTAAAAGTGAAGTAGTGGATGCCCCCTATGTTAAAGAGTTCCCAATGGTTCTCGAGTGCAAACTGGTTCAAACAGCAGATCTGGGGGTGCACGTCCAACTCAACGGTGAGATAATGGATGTTAAGGTGGATGAGGAAGCCCTTGATCCAGATGGAATTCCAGACATAAACAAGATAAAACCATTCATATACGACCCTGCAGGCAGAGCCTACTACTCTGTAGGAAAATATCTGGCAAAGGCATTTAATGTGGGTAAAGAGCTTAAATAG
- a CDS encoding nitroreductase family protein, translated as MDLIERRYSVRKYKNKPIETEKLEKILEAVRIAPTAANKQPFKFIVIKTSGREDELKAIYGAEWFTHAPIVICACAVPEEGWVRSDGKNYSEVDVTIAMDHLILEATSLGLGTCWIAAFNADAARSVLKLPEGVEPILFTTLGYPDDEIRPKTRKELSQIVRYEHW; from the coding sequence ATGGATTTAATTGAGAGAAGGTACAGCGTACGTAAATATAAAAACAAACCAATAGAAACTGAAAAACTCGAAAAAATATTGGAAGCGGTACGTATTGCACCAACAGCAGCCAACAAACAGCCATTCAAATTCATAGTTATTAAAACAAGTGGAAGAGAAGATGAGCTAAAGGCTATTTACGGTGCAGAATGGTTCACCCATGCACCCATAGTGATATGTGCATGTGCAGTGCCTGAAGAGGGATGGGTTCGCAGTGACGGTAAAAATTACAGTGAAGTGGATGTTACAATAGCCATGGATCACCTGATACTTGAAGCAACCAGTTTAGGGCTGGGAACCTGTTGGATAGCAGCTTTCAATGCAGATGCAGCTAGGAGTGTATTGAAGTTACCTGAAGGTGTTGAACCAATTTTATTCACAACTCTGGGCTATCCTGATGATGAAATAAGACCTAAAACACGTAAGGAACTGTCCCAGATTGTACGTTACGAACATTGGTAG
- a CDS encoding TIGR04165 family Cys-rich peptide, whose amino-acid sequence MKINLTEKCPKCGCQDKTIERKIRDEHLAFATTGTVVCSKCGYVFNSPDDK is encoded by the coding sequence ATGAAGATCAACCTAACAGAAAAATGTCCAAAGTGTGGATGTCAGGATAAAACAATTGAAAGAAAAATACGTGATGAACACCTTGCTTTTGCCACTACCGGAACTGTTGTATGCTCAAAGTGTGGTTACGTTTTTAATTCACCAGATGATAAGTAA
- a CDS encoding ArsR/SmtB family transcription factor: MRKLLWWVIAGTTGGPNRAKIIKELHERPYNAHQLAERLELNYKTVRHHLKVLDENNLITSSGKKYGELYFLSDKIIENYDVFEDIWKELKYGSEKEQPQNP; this comes from the coding sequence ATGAGAAAGTTATTGTGGTGGGTGATTGCAGGCACAACTGGGGGCCCTAACCGTGCCAAGATAATTAAAGAGCTGCATGAAAGGCCTTACAATGCTCATCAACTGGCTGAAAGATTGGAACTTAACTACAAAACTGTGCGCCACCATCTCAAAGTTCTGGATGAGAACAATTTAATCACATCATCTGGAAAGAAGTATGGTGAGCTTTACTTCCTTTCGGATAAGATCATTGAAAACTACGATGTTTTTGAGGATATATGGAAGGAACTGAAATATGGATCAGAAAAGGAACAACCCCAAAATCCATAA
- a CDS encoding ABC transporter permease yields the protein MSYLTLILKNPFRNKTRTSLSIIGIAIGITIIVAMGMITNGLQASTQTTLKAGAAEITVTHAGSNAFVSSGGTIDQSRVADIKGIGGVKDAAGILKVSNSSTTSGTSSSSSASPAGSGGFGGLSIIGIDNSQLSLAGISADNVNGSLFSNGSTDEVIIGKTAAQSLNKTVGDTINLYGKDFKITGIFETGNFIQDAGVFMPLNTLQNLTSNTNKVSNIYVKVKDNANVTQVSKSIADAYPNELSTTTAADQANRISQAMGTIDTASWAISLLAIFIGGIGVINTMIMSVFERTREIGVLKAVGWKDRRILGMILGESIVLTLIAAVAGTVVGVVGVEVLLSFSSSTITPVFSIDILIRAFGVALIVGVLGGLYPAYRASRLQPTEALRYE from the coding sequence ATGTCATACTTAACACTAATTCTGAAAAATCCATTCAGAAACAAAACCCGGACCTCCCTTTCAATCATTGGAATTGCAATAGGGATAACTATCATAGTGGCCATGGGCATGATCACAAATGGGCTTCAAGCATCCACCCAGACCACCCTCAAGGCAGGTGCGGCTGAAATCACTGTGACACATGCAGGTTCCAATGCATTTGTTTCAAGCGGAGGTACCATAGATCAAAGCCGTGTAGCTGATATTAAAGGAATTGGTGGAGTCAAAGATGCTGCAGGTATTTTAAAGGTTAGTAACTCCAGCACCACTTCTGGAACTTCTTCAAGTTCGTCTGCTAGTCCCGCAGGATCTGGAGGATTTGGAGGTTTGTCAATAATTGGTATTGATAATAGCCAGCTGAGCCTTGCAGGTATAAGTGCTGATAACGTCAATGGAAGTTTGTTCAGTAATGGAAGTACAGATGAAGTTATAATAGGTAAAACCGCAGCTCAAAGTCTTAATAAAACTGTTGGAGATACCATAAACCTTTACGGGAAAGACTTCAAGATAACTGGAATTTTTGAGACTGGAAACTTCATACAGGATGCAGGAGTTTTCATGCCCCTTAACACCCTCCAAAACTTGACAAGCAACACCAACAAGGTCAGTAACATATACGTTAAGGTCAAAGACAATGCAAATGTAACGCAGGTAAGTAAATCCATTGCAGATGCCTATCCGAATGAGCTGTCAACAACAACAGCTGCAGATCAGGCCAACAGAATAAGTCAAGCTATGGGAACCATAGACACAGCTTCCTGGGCAATTTCACTCCTTGCAATATTCATTGGTGGAATTGGAGTTATAAACACCATGATAATGTCAGTATTTGAGAGAACAAGAGAAATAGGAGTTCTTAAAGCTGTTGGATGGAAAGACAGGAGAATCTTGGGAATGATACTCGGTGAATCCATCGTACTCACACTCATAGCTGCAGTTGCAGGTACGGTTGTTGGAGTGGTAGGAGTTGAAGTTCTACTGTCCTTTTCAAGCAGCACAATAACGCCGGTATTTTCAATTGACATATTAATACGGGCCTTTGGAGTGGCCTTGATCGTGGGGGTTCTCGGTGGACTGTATCCAGCATACCGTGCCTCCAGATTACAACCAACAGAGGCTCTGCGCTATGAATAA
- a CDS encoding ABC transporter ATP-binding protein, producing MNKIKTNTTKIINIKNLKKGYDNNQIKALNGVDLEIKEGEFIAIMGPSGSGKSTLLNMIGALDRADGGSIEVAGIDLFKAKNLSEFRSKEIGFVFQMHNLIPNLTVMENVEIPMYETSISSDEMHERALELLKAVGLEDKVNQRPTKLSGGERQRVAIARALVNHPSIILADEPTGALDSKNGKIILDLLKDLHQRENVTLIVVTHAPDVGQMAERTIEVLDGKIVSK from the coding sequence ATGAATAAGATTAAAACCAATACAACCAAGATAATCAACATCAAAAACCTTAAAAAAGGCTACGATAACAACCAAATAAAAGCTTTGAATGGTGTTGACCTTGAAATAAAAGAAGGAGAATTTATAGCCATAATGGGACCTTCAGGCTCTGGTAAATCCACACTACTCAATATGATAGGAGCACTGGACAGAGCAGATGGGGGATCCATAGAAGTTGCAGGTATCGATCTATTTAAAGCCAAAAATCTCAGTGAATTTCGCTCCAAAGAGATAGGCTTCGTTTTCCAGATGCACAACCTCATACCCAACCTCACGGTAATGGAAAACGTCGAAATACCCATGTACGAGACATCCATATCCTCAGATGAAATGCATGAAAGGGCTTTGGAACTTTTAAAAGCAGTAGGCCTTGAAGACAAGGTCAATCAAAGACCTACAAAACTTTCAGGCGGTGAAAGGCAGAGAGTAGCAATAGCCCGGGCTCTTGTTAACCACCCCTCCATAATTCTAGCAGACGAACCCACAGGTGCCCTTGATTCAAAAAATGGGAAGATAATACTCGACCTTTTGAAGGACCTGCACCAAAGGGAGAACGTGACCCTCATAGTGGTAACTCACGCACCAGACGTTGGACAAATGGCTGAAAGGACCATAGAAGTTCTTGATGGAAAAATAGTGTCCAAATAG